In Kitasatospora sp. NA04385, a single genomic region encodes these proteins:
- a CDS encoding heavy metal-binding domain-containing protein yields the protein MDTMTESWDGTGLPPVAAARVAEGRAGGTWSSALSTGEFAAIRSVGFEPVGQVMGSAVYRVGRSGRYWGYHACGYRSGWFNGGNRATVALSGRGAPSAPLVKVLDDARRAALGRMTAECTALGGDGVVAARLTMTPFPAAPHCLEFQVIGIAVRAAGRVRPGRPFTSHLDGQGFAKLITAGWVPVDLLVGMSIGVRHDDYRTGLQRFSWSNQEVDGWTDLVRQVRADARTQLHRQVAEHGGDGLVLSGNGLRVWEEHCMVQDKQTDHITEATMVGTAVARFATAPAAPRTLTVMPLNGDGDRLRRRLARAARR from the coding sequence GTGGACACCATGACGGAGTCCTGGGACGGTACGGGCCTGCCGCCCGTGGCCGCGGCGCGGGTCGCCGAGGGGCGGGCCGGCGGCACCTGGTCGTCGGCGCTGTCGACGGGCGAGTTCGCCGCGATCAGGTCGGTCGGGTTCGAACCCGTCGGCCAGGTGATGGGGTCGGCGGTCTACCGGGTCGGCCGCAGCGGGCGCTACTGGGGCTACCACGCCTGCGGCTACCGGAGCGGGTGGTTCAACGGCGGGAACCGCGCCACCGTCGCCCTGTCGGGCCGGGGCGCGCCCTCCGCCCCCCTGGTGAAGGTGCTGGACGACGCGCGCCGCGCCGCCCTGGGCCGGATGACCGCCGAGTGCACGGCGCTCGGCGGTGACGGCGTGGTGGCGGCGCGGTTGACGATGACCCCGTTCCCGGCCGCGCCGCACTGCCTGGAGTTCCAGGTGATCGGCATCGCGGTGCGCGCCGCGGGCCGGGTGCGGCCCGGCCGCCCCTTCACCTCGCACCTGGACGGCCAGGGCTTCGCCAAGCTGATCACCGCCGGCTGGGTGCCGGTGGACCTGCTGGTCGGCATGTCGATCGGGGTGCGCCACGACGACTACCGGACCGGCCTGCAGCGCTTCTCCTGGTCCAACCAGGAGGTGGACGGCTGGACGGACCTGGTCCGGCAGGTCCGGGCCGACGCCCGCACCCAGCTGCACCGGCAGGTCGCGGAGCACGGCGGCGACGGCCTGGTCCTCTCCGGCAACGGCCTGCGCGTCTGGGAGGAGCACTGCATGGTCCAGGACAAGCAGACCGACCACATCACCGAGGCGACCATGGTCGGCACCGCCGTCGCCCGCTTCGCCACCGCGCCCGCCGCGCCGCGCACCCTCACGGTCATGCCGCTGAACGGCGACGGCGACCGGCTGCGCCGCCGCCTCGCCCGGGCGGCCCGCCGGTAG
- the moaA gene encoding GTP 3',8-cyclase MoaA, with translation MAPRTTDAPAPLVDRHGRVHTDLRISLTDRCNLRCTYCMPAEGLDWLPRDQALTDDELLRLARIAVHRLGIRTLRLTGGEPLLRRGLPALVARLAALGAELSLTTNGIGLARCADELERAGLHRVNVSLDTLRPERYAALTRRDRLPDVLAGLAAARAAGLAPVKVNAVPVRGVNDDELVDLVEFAVDGGYRMRFIESMPLDAQGAWDRAAMVTADEILAVLGARWPLLPVGRHGNAPAEEWRLAGTDHVVGVIASVTRPFCGGCDRVRLTADGQLRNCLFATAESDLRALLRGGADDERIERAWRDCVARKGPGHRIGDADFVRPDRPMSAIGG, from the coding sequence ATGGCACCGCGCACCACAGACGCCCCCGCCCCGCTGGTCGACCGCCACGGCCGGGTCCACACCGACCTGCGGATCTCCCTCACCGACCGGTGCAACCTGCGCTGCACCTACTGCATGCCCGCCGAGGGGCTCGACTGGCTCCCGCGCGACCAGGCGCTCACCGACGACGAACTGCTGCGCCTGGCCCGGATCGCCGTCCACCGCCTCGGCATCCGCACCCTGCGCCTCACCGGCGGCGAACCGCTGCTGCGCCGCGGCCTGCCCGCGCTCGTCGCCCGGCTCGCCGCCCTCGGCGCGGAACTCTCGCTCACCACCAACGGCATCGGACTGGCCCGGTGCGCCGACGAGTTGGAGCGGGCCGGACTGCACCGGGTGAACGTCAGCCTGGACACCCTGCGCCCCGAGCGGTACGCGGCGCTCACCCGCCGCGACCGGCTGCCCGACGTGCTGGCCGGACTGGCCGCCGCCCGGGCCGCCGGGCTGGCGCCGGTGAAGGTCAACGCGGTGCCGGTGCGCGGCGTCAACGACGACGAACTCGTCGACCTGGTCGAGTTCGCGGTCGACGGCGGCTACCGGATGCGCTTCATCGAGTCGATGCCGCTGGACGCCCAGGGCGCCTGGGACCGGGCCGCGATGGTCACCGCGGACGAGATCCTCGCCGTCCTCGGCGCCCGCTGGCCGCTCCTCCCGGTCGGCCGGCACGGCAACGCGCCCGCCGAGGAGTGGCGGCTGGCCGGCACCGACCACGTGGTCGGCGTGATCGCCTCCGTCACCCGCCCGTTCTGCGGCGGCTGCGACCGCGTCCGGCTGACCGCCGACGGCCAGCTGCGCAACTGCCTCTTCGCCACCGCCGAGTCCGACCTGCGGGCGCTGCTGCGCGGCGGCGCCGACGACGAGCGGATCGAGCGGGCCTGGCGGGACTGCGTGGCCCGCAAGGGGCCCGGGCACCGGATCGGCGACGCCGACTTCGTCCGACCGGACCGGCCGATGTCCGCGATCGGCGGCTGA
- a CDS encoding NTP transferase domain-containing protein gives MTGGMTGGAADGATGGTTGGAAGGARGGAGLRVPALVLAAGGGSRLGGRPKALLPYRGRPLLEHALAVAADGGCDGAVAVLGAAAAEVRARAATGECRLVDNPDWRTGLASSLLAGLAALPPETTAVLVLLVDTPGVTAEAVRRLRTAHAARTDLAACAYAGRRAHPVLIGAAHFPFLRTTATGDAGARALLASRPVALVDCTGTGTPDDLDTPADLARWGIG, from the coding sequence ATGACGGGTGGCATGACGGGCGGCGCGGCCGACGGCGCGACGGGCGGCACGACGGGCGGCGCGGCGGGCGGCGCGAGGGGCGGCGCGGGACTGCGGGTTCCGGCCCTGGTGCTGGCGGCGGGCGGCGGTTCCCGGCTGGGCGGGCGGCCGAAGGCGCTGCTGCCCTACCGGGGGCGCCCGCTGCTGGAGCACGCGCTGGCGGTGGCGGCGGACGGCGGCTGCGACGGGGCGGTGGCGGTGCTGGGCGCGGCGGCGGCGGAGGTGCGGGCCCGGGCGGCGACCGGGGAGTGTCGACTGGTCGACAATCCCGACTGGCGCACCGGCCTGGCCTCCTCGCTGCTGGCCGGGCTGGCCGCGCTGCCGCCGGAGACCACCGCCGTCCTCGTCCTGCTGGTGGACACCCCGGGCGTGACGGCGGAGGCGGTGCGCCGGCTGCGCACCGCGCACGCCGCCCGCACCGACCTCGCCGCCTGCGCCTACGCCGGACGCCGGGCCCACCCGGTCCTGATCGGCGCCGCGCACTTCCCCTTCCTGCGCACCACCGCGACCGGCGACGCGGGCGCCCGGGCCCTGCTGGCGAGCCGTCCGGTCGCCCTGGTCGACTGCACCGGCACGGGCACCCCGGACGACCTGGACACCCCGGCGGACCTGGCCCGCTGGGGCATCGGCTGA
- a CDS encoding alpha/beta fold hydrolase has translation MTTFVLTAGAWLGAWAWDDVVPLLEAGGHRAVPITLAGLAERRAESAGLETHVRDIVAAVEAVEAAGDGDGGGTVLVGHSYSGVPVGIAAARLGDRLRRTVFVDANLPVHGEPFVASLPDGGTVVRRAIAAHGTDWPPLPPAAFAAHGLAPDHTADLLARAVPHPGATLTDVVDLPRPLASLTATYLHCRRDGSQPRPDAAALTDGGAWQSAVLDSSHWPMLSVPGELAALLLAEADR, from the coding sequence ATGACGACTTTCGTACTGACGGCGGGCGCCTGGCTCGGCGCCTGGGCCTGGGACGACGTGGTGCCGCTGCTGGAGGCGGGCGGGCACCGGGCGGTGCCGATCACCCTGGCCGGCCTGGCCGAGCGCCGCGCCGAGAGCGCCGGCCTGGAGACCCACGTCCGGGACATCGTGGCGGCGGTCGAGGCGGTCGAGGCGGCCGGTGACGGGGACGGCGGGGGCACCGTCCTGGTCGGGCACAGTTACTCCGGCGTCCCCGTCGGCATCGCGGCCGCCCGGCTCGGCGACCGCCTGCGCCGCACCGTCTTCGTGGACGCCAACCTGCCCGTGCACGGGGAGCCCTTCGTCGCCTCGCTCCCCGACGGCGGAACGGTCGTCCGGAGGGCGATAGCCGCCCACGGCACCGACTGGCCGCCGCTGCCGCCCGCCGCCTTCGCCGCCCACGGCCTCGCCCCGGACCACACCGCCGACCTGCTCGCCCGCGCCGTCCCGCACCCCGGCGCCACCCTCACCGACGTGGTCGACCTCCCCCGCCCGCTCGCCTCGCTCACCGCCACCTACCTGCACTGCCGCCGCGACGGCTCGCAGCCCCGCCCCGACGCCGCCGCGCTGACGGACGGCGGCGCCTGGCAGTCGGCCGTGCTCGACTCCAGCCACTGGCCGATGCTCTCGGTGCCCGGCGAACTCGCCGCCCTGCTGCTGGCCGAAGCCGACCGCTGA